One Lycium barbarum isolate Lr01 chromosome 5, ASM1917538v2, whole genome shotgun sequence genomic window carries:
- the LOC132640866 gene encoding protein PAT1 homolog 1-like isoform X1 has product MERSNSRDFKDLTSSSSSISDGALFDASQYAFFGRDITEEVELGGLDGEKDNSDLAIRGDDEIQEYHLFEKDEGSVLGSLSDIDDLATTFSKLNRNVPGPRHPGVIGDRGSGSFSRESSSAAEWVKEADFHDWFDQHLSDTECYQESKKWSSQPHISAVHLAESKPLYRTSSYPEQPPQPQQLQHYLSEPILLPKSSYTSFPPPGGRSQPSPQHSLSRQNMSSLSAGPQSPYSSANLLNSNMHLTGLAPHGLHYGGGNIPQLNSTSLSLNTRLQNQWTSHAGLIHGDHTGLLDSVLHHQFPHQNGLLSPQLLSPQQLQQQRLHLSVQPSLAHFSALRSQLFSSFPSPSHLGKYDFRDPRSKPSHKGRQNVLFSKQGSDTASHKSESNMPQFRSKYMTGDEIESILKMQHSAAHGNDPYVDDYYHQARLANKAVELRSKHRFCPNKEQSSRSRNSAESQPHLHVDAQGRVSFSSIRRPRPLLEVDPPGFVGIDGSIEQKISERPLEQEPMLAARITIEDGFYLLTEVDDIDRLLQFSQPQDGGAQLRRKRQILLEGMAASLQLVDPLGKSGSSSVGLTPKDDIVFLWLLSLPKGRKLISRYLQLLLPGGELVRIVCMAIFRHLRFLYGGLPPDLEAAETISDLAKIVSKCVSGMDLNSLSACLAAVVCSSEQPPLRPLGSPAGDGASIILKSVLERATVLLTDPQAANSFSMPNPALWQASFDAFFGLLTKYCLSKYDSIMQSILAQTQPDAAEMISSEVARAVSREMPVELLRASLPHTNEHQRKLLLNFAERSMPVTGFNAHGGSSGHINPESVSC; this is encoded by the exons atggagaGATCTAATAGTAGAGATTTTAAAGACTTGACTAGCTCTTCTAGCTCCATATCTG ATGGTGCCCTCTTTGATGCATCGCAGTATGCATTTTTTGGGCGAGATATAACAGAGGAGGTTGAATTGGGTGGTTTAGATGGTGAAAAAGACAATAGTGATCTGGCTATCAGAGGTGACGACGAGATACAGGAGTATCATTTATTTGAGAAAGATGAG GGATCAGTCTTGGGCTCTTTATCAGACATAGATGATCTAGCAACGACATTTTCAAAG TTGAACAGAAATGTCCCTGGACCAAGGCATCCTGGCGTTATTGGTGACCGTGGATCAGGCTCTTTTTCAAGGGAAA GTTCATCTGCAGCTGAATGGGTGAAAGAAGCAGACTTTCATGATTGGTTTGATCAGCATTTATCTGACACTGAATGTTACCAGGAAAGCAAAAAATGGTCTTCACAGCCACATATCTCTGCAGTACATCTTGCAGAGTCAAAACCATTGTATAGAACATCCTCATACCCTGAGCAACCCCCACAACCCCAGCAACTTCAGCACTACTTAAGTGAACCCATTTTATTACCAAAATCATCTTACACTTCTTTTCCTCCTCCTGGTGGTAGATCTCAACCCTCACCACAACACAGCCTTTCCCGACAAAACATGTCATCTCTTTCTGCTGGACCTCAGTCTCCCTATTCTTCTGCTAATCTGTTGAACTCTAATATGCATTTGACAGGCTTGGCTCCTCATGGGCTCCACTATGGTGGTGGAAACATCCCACAATTGAACTCTACTAGTCTTTCTCTTAATACTAGGTTGCAAAACCAGTGGACCAGCCATGCCGGACTCATCCATGGGGACCATACTGGTCTCTTAGATAGCGTCTtacatcatcaatttcctcatcAAAACGGCTTACTATCCCCCCAGTTACTGTCCCCACAGCAGTTGCAACAGCAGAGACTTCATCTTTCAGTTCAGCCTTCTTTAGCTCATTTTTCAGCACTAAGATCCCAATTGTTTAGTTCCTTCCCTTCACCATCTCATCTAGGAAAGTATGATTTTAGAGATCCACGATCTAAGCCGTCACACAAGGGTAGACAAAATGTGCTCTTTTCTAAACAAGGCTCGGATACTGCTAGCCACAAAAGTGAAAGTAATATGCCACAGTTCCGATCTAAGTATATGACTGGTGATGAAATAGAGAGCATCCTGAAAATGCAGCATTCTGCAGCACATGGCAATGATCCATATGTAGACGACTACTATCACCAGGCCCGCCTTGCAAATAAAGCAGTGGAGTTGAGGTCAAAACATCGGTTCTGTCCAAATAAGGAACAGTCTTCTCGGTCGCGTAATAGCGCAGAGTCACAGCCTCATCTTCATGTTGATGCTCAGGGACGGGTTTCATTTTCTTCCATCCGTAGGCCTCGTCCACTTCTTGAAGTTGATCCACCAGGCTTTGTTGGCATTGATGGCAGTATTGAACAGAAGATATCCGAGAGACCCTTGGAACAGGAGCCAATGCTTGCAGCTAGAATCACAATAGAAGATGGTTTCTATCTTCTCACTGAGGTAGATGACATTGACAGGCTCCTTCAGTTTAGTCAGCCCCAAGACGGTGGTGCTCAGCTCAGGCGGAAGCGACAGATCCTGCTGGAAGGCATGGCTGCCTCACTTCAACTAGTTGACCCGCTTGGCAAAAGTGGCAGTTCTTCTGTCGGGCTTACCCCTAAAGATGACATTGTATTTCTATGGTTGCTGTCTCTTCCCAAGGGCCGAAAGCTCATCTCAAGGTATCTTCAGCTTCTTCTACCTGGTGGCGAGCTTGTCAGAATAGTTTGTATGGCAATTTTTCGCCATTTGAGGTTTTTGTATGGTGGTCTTCCACCTGACCTAGAAGCAGCTGAGACCATCTCTGATCTTGCAAAAATAGTCTCTAAATGCGTCAGTGGCATGGACCTCAATTCACTCAGTGCTTGTCTTGCTGCTGTTGTGTGTTCGTCGGAACAGCCACCTCTTCGCCCTCTTGGAAGCCCTGCTGGAGATGGAGCCTCCATTATTCTAAAATCTGTTCTTGAAAGGGCAACTGTTCTATTAACTGATCCTCAGGCTGCTAACAGCTTCAGCATGCCTAATCCTGCCCTTTGGCAGGCATCTTTTGATGCTTTTTTTGGTTTACTTACGAAGTATTGTCTGAGTAAGTATGACAGTATCATGCAATCGATACTAGCGCAGACTCAACCAGACGCCGCTGAAATGATTAGTTCAGAGGTCGCAAGAGCCGTAAGCAGAGAAATGCCAGTGGAACTTTTACGTGCTAGTCTTCCACATACAAATGAGCACCAAAGGAAGCTGTTGTTGAATTTTGCTGAGCGGTCCATGCCTGTTACTGGATTCAACGCTCATGGTGGAAGCAGTGGACATATAAATCCCGAATCTGTAAGCTGTTAG
- the LOC132640866 gene encoding protein PAT1 homolog 1-like isoform X2 — translation MSLDQGILALLVTVDQALFQGKTLCAGSSAAEWVKEADFHDWFDQHLSDTECYQESKKWSSQPHISAVHLAESKPLYRTSSYPEQPPQPQQLQHYLSEPILLPKSSYTSFPPPGGRSQPSPQHSLSRQNMSSLSAGPQSPYSSANLLNSNMHLTGLAPHGLHYGGGNIPQLNSTSLSLNTRLQNQWTSHAGLIHGDHTGLLDSVLHHQFPHQNGLLSPQLLSPQQLQQQRLHLSVQPSLAHFSALRSQLFSSFPSPSHLGKYDFRDPRSKPSHKGRQNVLFSKQGSDTASHKSESNMPQFRSKYMTGDEIESILKMQHSAAHGNDPYVDDYYHQARLANKAVELRSKHRFCPNKEQSSRSRNSAESQPHLHVDAQGRVSFSSIRRPRPLLEVDPPGFVGIDGSIEQKISERPLEQEPMLAARITIEDGFYLLTEVDDIDRLLQFSQPQDGGAQLRRKRQILLEGMAASLQLVDPLGKSGSSSVGLTPKDDIVFLWLLSLPKGRKLISRYLQLLLPGGELVRIVCMAIFRHLRFLYGGLPPDLEAAETISDLAKIVSKCVSGMDLNSLSACLAAVVCSSEQPPLRPLGSPAGDGASIILKSVLERATVLLTDPQAANSFSMPNPALWQASFDAFFGLLTKYCLSKYDSIMQSILAQTQPDAAEMISSEVARAVSREMPVELLRASLPHTNEHQRKLLLNFAERSMPVTGFNAHGGSSGHINPESVSC, via the exons ATGTCCCTGGACCAAGGCATCCTGGCGTTATTGGTGACCGTGGATCAGGCTCTTTTTCAAGGGAAA ACCTTATGTGCAGGTTCATCTGCAGCTGAATGGGTGAAAGAAGCAGACTTTCATGATTGGTTTGATCAGCATTTATCTGACACTGAATGTTACCAGGAAAGCAAAAAATGGTCTTCACAGCCACATATCTCTGCAGTACATCTTGCAGAGTCAAAACCATTGTATAGAACATCCTCATACCCTGAGCAACCCCCACAACCCCAGCAACTTCAGCACTACTTAAGTGAACCCATTTTATTACCAAAATCATCTTACACTTCTTTTCCTCCTCCTGGTGGTAGATCTCAACCCTCACCACAACACAGCCTTTCCCGACAAAACATGTCATCTCTTTCTGCTGGACCTCAGTCTCCCTATTCTTCTGCTAATCTGTTGAACTCTAATATGCATTTGACAGGCTTGGCTCCTCATGGGCTCCACTATGGTGGTGGAAACATCCCACAATTGAACTCTACTAGTCTTTCTCTTAATACTAGGTTGCAAAACCAGTGGACCAGCCATGCCGGACTCATCCATGGGGACCATACTGGTCTCTTAGATAGCGTCTtacatcatcaatttcctcatcAAAACGGCTTACTATCCCCCCAGTTACTGTCCCCACAGCAGTTGCAACAGCAGAGACTTCATCTTTCAGTTCAGCCTTCTTTAGCTCATTTTTCAGCACTAAGATCCCAATTGTTTAGTTCCTTCCCTTCACCATCTCATCTAGGAAAGTATGATTTTAGAGATCCACGATCTAAGCCGTCACACAAGGGTAGACAAAATGTGCTCTTTTCTAAACAAGGCTCGGATACTGCTAGCCACAAAAGTGAAAGTAATATGCCACAGTTCCGATCTAAGTATATGACTGGTGATGAAATAGAGAGCATCCTGAAAATGCAGCATTCTGCAGCACATGGCAATGATCCATATGTAGACGACTACTATCACCAGGCCCGCCTTGCAAATAAAGCAGTGGAGTTGAGGTCAAAACATCGGTTCTGTCCAAATAAGGAACAGTCTTCTCGGTCGCGTAATAGCGCAGAGTCACAGCCTCATCTTCATGTTGATGCTCAGGGACGGGTTTCATTTTCTTCCATCCGTAGGCCTCGTCCACTTCTTGAAGTTGATCCACCAGGCTTTGTTGGCATTGATGGCAGTATTGAACAGAAGATATCCGAGAGACCCTTGGAACAGGAGCCAATGCTTGCAGCTAGAATCACAATAGAAGATGGTTTCTATCTTCTCACTGAGGTAGATGACATTGACAGGCTCCTTCAGTTTAGTCAGCCCCAAGACGGTGGTGCTCAGCTCAGGCGGAAGCGACAGATCCTGCTGGAAGGCATGGCTGCCTCACTTCAACTAGTTGACCCGCTTGGCAAAAGTGGCAGTTCTTCTGTCGGGCTTACCCCTAAAGATGACATTGTATTTCTATGGTTGCTGTCTCTTCCCAAGGGCCGAAAGCTCATCTCAAGGTATCTTCAGCTTCTTCTACCTGGTGGCGAGCTTGTCAGAATAGTTTGTATGGCAATTTTTCGCCATTTGAGGTTTTTGTATGGTGGTCTTCCACCTGACCTAGAAGCAGCTGAGACCATCTCTGATCTTGCAAAAATAGTCTCTAAATGCGTCAGTGGCATGGACCTCAATTCACTCAGTGCTTGTCTTGCTGCTGTTGTGTGTTCGTCGGAACAGCCACCTCTTCGCCCTCTTGGAAGCCCTGCTGGAGATGGAGCCTCCATTATTCTAAAATCTGTTCTTGAAAGGGCAACTGTTCTATTAACTGATCCTCAGGCTGCTAACAGCTTCAGCATGCCTAATCCTGCCCTTTGGCAGGCATCTTTTGATGCTTTTTTTGGTTTACTTACGAAGTATTGTCTGAGTAAGTATGACAGTATCATGCAATCGATACTAGCGCAGACTCAACCAGACGCCGCTGAAATGATTAGTTCAGAGGTCGCAAGAGCCGTAAGCAGAGAAATGCCAGTGGAACTTTTACGTGCTAGTCTTCCACATACAAATGAGCACCAAAGGAAGCTGTTGTTGAATTTTGCTGAGCGGTCCATGCCTGTTACTGGATTCAACGCTCATGGTGGAAGCAGTGGACATATAAATCCCGAATCTGTAAGCTGTTAG